The Astyanax mexicanus isolate ESR-SI-001 chromosome 7, AstMex3_surface, whole genome shotgun sequence genome has a window encoding:
- the LOC125802880 gene encoding uncharacterized protein DDB_G0271670-like, translated as SSSSSLSSSSSSSLSSSLSSPSSSSSLSSSLSSPSFSSSSSSLSSSSSSSSSSSSSSSLTSSSSSSLSSSSSSSSSSSLSSSSSSPSLSSLSSSLSSSSSSSSSSSLSSSSSSSLSSSLSSPSSSSSLSSSLSSPSFSSSSSSSSSSSSSSSSSSSSSSSLSSSSSSSLSSSSSSSSSLSSSSSSPSLSSLSSSLSSSSSSSSSSSSSPSLSSSSSSPSLSSSSSSSSSSSSSSSSSSSSSSSSSSSSSSSSSSSSSSSSSSSSSSSSSSSSSSSSSSSSSS; from the coding sequence tcatcatcatcatcgttatcatcatcgtcatcatcatcgttatcatcatcattgtcatcaccatcgtcatcatcatcgttATCATCATCATTGTCATCACCATCGTtttcatcatcgtcatcatcattgtcatcatcatcgtcatcatcatcatcatcatcgtcatcatcatcgttaacatcatcatcatcatcatcgttatcatcatcatcatcatcatcgtcatcatcatcgttatcatcatcatcgtcgtcaCCATCGTTATCATCGTTATCATCAtcgttatcatcatcatcatcgtcatcatcatcatcatcgttatcatcatcgtcatcatcatcgttatcatcatcattgtcatcaccatcgtcatcatcatcgttATCATCATCATTGTCATCACCATCGTtttcatcatcgtcatcatcatcgtcatcatcatcgtcatcatcatcatcatcatcatcgtcatcatcatcgttatcatcatcatcatcatcatcgttatcatcatcatcatcgtcatcatcatcgttatcatcatcatcgtcgtcaCCATCGTTATCATCGTTATCATCAtcgttatcatcatcatcatcgtcatcatcatcatcatcgtcatcaccatcgttatcatcatcatcgtcatcaccatcgttatcatcatcatcgtcatcatcatcatcatcgtcatcatcgtcatcatcgtcatcatcatcatcgtcatcatcgtcatcatcatcatcgtcatcatcatcatcatcgtcatcatcgtcatcatcgtcatcatcatcatcgtcatcatcgtcatcatcatcatcgtcatcatcgtcatcatcatcgtcataa